From the Bacteroidales bacterium genome, the window TCCGTTGCACATTATTGGAAACCCCAGATTTGAGCTAGCTGCACCCGATGCAATAAGACTTAGAAATTCAAGGCTTTGCATTTTCTGAAAAATATTTTTTTCATTATAAAAACATACCGGGCCAATTATCATTTCCGGTTTATGTTTTTCGTAAAATTCAGCAATTGTTTTTAACCAATATGGCTGCATAATGCAATCGGCATCAGTAGTAACAATAATATCTCCTTCTGCAACCTTTACTGCTTCTGCAATAGCTTGTTTTTTTGAACTTAAGTTTAATTTTGATAATTCAATAAGAGTGATTTTTATTAAATTATTTTTCCTGATAAAACTATTTACTAGCTCAACAGTATTATCAGTTGAAGAATCATCAACAACAATAATTTCGAATAATTCAGCCGGATAATTTTGTTTATATATTTTTTCAAGGCATTGAATAATATTTTCCGTTTCGTTTCTTACCGGTAAAATCACACTTAATTTGGTGTTTACATTTTTCAGTGAAGTCGAAAATGTTTTGATATGAAACCATGAAAAATTAAAAATCAGGATGAGTAATGCATAACAAATGCTTATGCAAAAAATAAAATAAACCAATATTTCTGAAATTAAATTCAATCTTTTCTGAAAAATTTTAACCTGAAAACAAATATTGCCCCTATCATTGCAGGTATTACAAGATTAATTATCCATAGCATAGTTGTAGAAGAAAGAACTGCAATGTCGTTTTGTGCTGCGGCATTATTAGTGGTGAAATATAAACCAATAAAGTAAAGAGCAACCGAACATCTAATTCCCAGTTCTGTTAGTGCAATAGTTGGTATAGCTGCCATTACAAGGTATATCAATGAAATTAATACCATGGCTTCGTAGTATGGAATTTTTACACCGAATAATTTTAATAAAAGATAAAACTGTGTTATAAAAACCATATATCTGAAAGTACTTATTAATATAACATTCAACAATTCCTTTTTTGTATAAATAGAAAATATTCTTCCATATGATCTTAATTTTTTTAATTTACCTGGTAGTTTATTTATAAAGACAGTTAAAACCGATACATTGAAAAAGAATAACAGAAGAACAGTAAT encodes:
- a CDS encoding glycosyltransferase yields the protein MNLISEILVYFIFCISICYALLILIFNFSWFHIKTFSTSLKNVNTKLSVILPVRNETENIIQCLEKIYKQNYPAELFEIIVVDDSSTDNTVELVNSFIRKNNLIKITLIELSKLNLSSKKQAIAEAVKVAEGDIIVTTDADCIMQPYWLKTIAEFYEKHKPEMIIGPVCFYNEKNIFQKMQSLEFLSLIASGAASSNLGFPIMCNGANLAYEKSAFIKLNGYNLNDKYSSGDDVFLMHQIKNKLKGKIVFLKNYDALVQTQPQQTFSSFLNQRKRWVSKSHGYSDIPTILIALLVFLFNTSIVFTGIFSIFFLPFLNLFLFIFVLKIIIDFPLLTGISAFMKNKKLMLYYIPLQLIYPIYIFISGAMGLFGKYEWKNRLFISKS